The nucleotide sequence TGGCCGAGATGACGAGCGACGATGACGGATctcctccgcgcgccgccggcttccCTCCTCGCCGCATGCGCTAGCTGCTTCCCCTCCTCGCCCGCTCCGCCGCTGGCCGCGACGAGCCACGACGAGCGACGACGGCTCTCCTCCGCGCGCCACCGGCTTCCTTCCTTGCCGCCTCCAccggccgcgacgacgacggatctcctccgcgcgccgccggcttcccctcctcgccccctccgccgccggccacgacgAGCGACGACGGTTCTCCTCCGCGCGCCACCGGtttccctcctcgccgcctccgccggccgcgacgacgacggatctcctccgcgcgccgccggcttccCCTCCTCGCTCCCTCCGCCACCGGCCACGACGAGCGACGACGGCTCTCCTCCGCGCGCCACCGGTTtccttcctcgccgcctccgccggccacgacgacgacggatcTCCTCCGCACGCCGCCGGCTTCCCCTCCTCGCCCCCTCCACCGCCAGCCACGACGAGCCACGACGAGCGATGACGGCTCTCCTCCGCGCGCCACCGGCTTCCCTCCTCGCCCCCTCCGCCGTCGGCGATGATGAcggctcgcctcctccgccgccgtcttccctcctcgccgcctccgccggccgcttcccctcctcgcccctttcgccgccggcgacgacgatggctcgccttctccgccgccggccacgacgGGTGACGACGACGGCTCACATCCGGCCGCCGGCTCTCCTCGTtgacgcgacgacgacgccgacgccgacgcagcGGCTCGGCTCGACGTGGGGGCAGTAGACGGAGGAGAGCCGTGGCCGGAAGgtgaggccggcggcgggcgccgtggttttttttattctttttagaTGATTTTCGTAGGTGGGCCACGGGCCCGACTGCGAAAATGGTGTATTTTCGCAGGCGAGATAGTAGCGGTGGTCCTTCCCCTcgcctgcgaaaattgatttgggCCGTTTGGAAAAATCTTGTTTCTAGTAGTggatagatcggtcgtcatgccgagacagtataaatcagttagatcgaaatatatactaataatgaaactatatatatgtttatagcatagccgatcagatagatctagcatgtatcggctattactctgataccactctatattaagatattaaagcaagtagaatatatcaaacaaaaagcCTAacatacttaaatgcaacaagatcttaacataaagggcagatttagcatatcaattaagcacataaaatataaagctaaatcaggtaagatcggctgaaacaccgatactaccctaatcggcaaccaaagacaggctagagattaagattctaatcacgactcataagatcaaactcaactgatgtagctataagtataaaaagaaggacaatatctagacaatcaagtcatcggatgtttcatagagtggtggatatcctatataatctaagtcaacatcgatatttaacctaatcggctgtcttCTACTggcagatgttagccgattgtaggttagatagcgatattgccagagattatataagatatatgataactcgacgaattacataaacaagattagagggtcatgaagatggaagcacaaatcccgagaacgcaagccgccataacaagttttacctcttgttgaagatcggaaccgatgcagctcaacccgaaagcaataactcgtcgaaataaaacgaaagtaaaaagggtggcgatgcgccgagattgtattgaacgtgtgttagtttgattacatggggctcgggtctatttatacccgagaattacaaaatatgtccatatcggacacgactcttatctctaacaaactctaagataccataagtctttgcggcagacttttgcccaaacatatctctaaagaaattccataaaatatcctaattaatagatacaattgccttctcaggactctatccatgcgtggcaatcatcatgaagcacgtCAACCTAACCCGATACCATATGCCgtgtcatattgtcggattcggctcaatcggctaaccctatCCGACTCGAACCTTGCCGATCTTAGTCGTAGCCAATTCGGATTTCAGCCGATCATCACTCTGTTTCCGGGACAATCTCTATCTCGAACTCCGTCTCGATTCCTCCTTCACGTCCGatccttggattaccaaatttggtcgttaacacatgccccccaagtccggaatattggataatgtttcggatttgccatacGTGGACTCCAAGAGAATATCGCACTTACCATTTTCCGACCGTTATTCtagcgctttaaatactaaccgttgtccccgagaaatctcacaccgtTTCCTCCGCTTTCACCACTAAAGCAAActccgtcctctctctccggtgaTCCCCTCGGTGCGCAAAGCGATTCCTAGACGATTTCCTCTCCGGCCAACTTTTCGCCCGTAGCGATGTCGACATCCGCTAGTCCATCCGCCGCATCTTCAGCCGAGTACGCGCAGGTAAGTTTCCATCGGCTAGATCCTTCTCCTTTCACATCAGGTTAATTTTCCCTTTCCTtatcttattttcttctctGTTCTTTTGGATTCGTAGCACCTTTCCAATCTGATCGCAGTTCCGAGTTTGTCGCATGAAAACCACTACTTTCTTGGTCCAATCGGCAATCCCGATCCCACTGAGTTCATCATtggtgaaaccaataggatcCCTTTCAGATTAGCCAACCCAAAtctaggtcactggaagaataccttcaaATCCTGGCCATCCCTCAAGAAAACTTCACCTGAGAAAAACTGGACCACATGGTACAAGCGTGTATCGGCTAGCAAGCAAACACATTGGGATGagattggaatcggccaagcacttgccCTCACTATAGCAAATTCGGCTAAGGATGAACCCCTAATAGCTGCCGCCACCTATTTTTGGTCCAATACCATCAACGCCTttttgttcaaccaagggccgatgacacCAACCCTAATAGATATTACCATGATCActgtgatgtgaccatggctactatggatatgaccattgctcacatcatgaatcaacaagaagacatcaagatcaagtcctccatgtgctgcaatctgattcggccacgtgttacattgctgacttcaaacggccgccaaatctacatacgtgctccgttttgggcccgtgagtacttgatggaaagctctcgaagtcctccttccaacggatccagcctcatctcggaaatctatctcatttggccgcaatcacaaaagcaaggtgctgcgtctcctgtattgggccaatgggcttgtaactttgtttgggaccctggcccatgtggggcccatgtggggtgcgccccaatctggtggagcacgacccttggaccctcttggtcgtcctcccacctctataaatagttaggtaccccttcagggtttcttgggttttgttagattaaagtttagccattgctacttgcttgcagcgcgcgtgtcggctagaccgtccgtctgcttgttctttggaaccccaacttatcattcgtatttaactcctatttgcaattcagattgtttttatcttgttcttgcttgtttcttcgatttgcttgcaggaatagggttgatttgcaccggcaagatcagcaacccacggagaggtgtatcgatcgctaaggcgcaacacaacgtctcgtacggttgtagtcggatcgtcaacgtttctcccaaatcgtagttatcacaactcaccgaaagatcgggccaacaacagccttgagtgtcgaaacagatctcgaaaccgacacccaaaatt is from Oryza sativa Japonica Group chromosome 9, ASM3414082v1 and encodes:
- the LOC136351851 gene encoding actin-binding protein wsp1-like; translated protein: MTDLLRAPPASLLAACASCFPSSPAPPLAATSHDERRRLSSARHRLPSLPPPPAATTTDLLRAPPASPPRPLRRRPRRATTVLLRAPPVSLLAASAGRDDDGSPPRAAGFPSSLPPPPATTSDDGSPPRATGFLPRRLRRPRRRRISSARRRLPLLAPSTASHDEPRRAMTALLRAPPASLLAPSAVGDDDGSPPPPPSSLLAASAGRFPSSPLSPPATTMARLLRRRPRRVTTTAHIRPPALLVDATTTPTPTQRLGSTWGQ